The following coding sequences lie in one Maribacter forsetii DSM 18668 genomic window:
- a CDS encoding universal stress protein, with product MKNILIPTDFSSAAWNATEFALHLFAEVECKFYFLNAYTPEIYSNRLMAGGPIGKTKQCTAQKTSEKGLHNLVARIKKSYKNELHQYKKISTFSLLIEEVKELILKHKIDFIIMGATGSAEDDALFMGRNAVRLLNTIDNCAVLTIPKNYKFRNLTSVAFISDANYLYNGNELYPLINLCSVFKSTVHIININEVPGYMTTLQKLNLETIDHKLENVPHHFYDVTIETSLAMALGTFIDQTNCQLLVVSNNTNGFMKNLRVNFIVERSVFNTEVPILSLQAKQNHIAISR from the coding sequence ATGAAAAACATCTTGATACCTACAGATTTTTCTAGTGCTGCTTGGAATGCAACAGAGTTTGCTCTGCATCTTTTTGCAGAGGTTGAATGTAAATTTTACTTCTTAAATGCTTACACACCAGAAATTTATAGTAATCGTTTAATGGCAGGTGGTCCTATAGGAAAGACAAAACAATGCACTGCGCAAAAAACATCTGAAAAAGGACTTCATAATCTTGTTGCCAGAATCAAAAAAAGCTACAAAAATGAACTTCATCAATATAAAAAGATTTCAACGTTCTCATTGCTGATAGAAGAAGTAAAAGAACTGATTTTAAAGCATAAAATCGATTTTATAATAATGGGGGCTACAGGTAGTGCTGAAGACGATGCGCTATTCATGGGTAGAAATGCGGTCAGACTTTTAAATACTATTGATAATTGTGCAGTATTGACTATTCCTAAAAATTATAAATTTAGAAACCTTACTAGTGTGGCCTTTATCTCAGACGCCAATTATCTGTATAATGGAAATGAGTTGTATCCGTTGATCAACTTATGTAGCGTTTTTAAAAGTACTGTTCACATTATAAATATCAATGAGGTACCGGGGTATATGACCACCTTACAAAAACTGAATTTAGAAACAATCGATCATAAGTTAGAAAACGTACCACATCATTTTTACGATGTAACGATAGAAACATCTTTAGCCATGGCTTTAGGTACATTTATTGATCAAACTAATTGTCAGTTGCTTGTAGTGTCTAATAATACAAATGGTTTCATGAAAAATCTACGAGTAAATTTTATTGTAGAGCGTTCCGTATTTAATACTGAAGTACCCATCTTATCATTGCAGGCAAAACAAAATCACATAGCTATTTCTCGTTAG
- a CDS encoding Crp/Fnr family transcriptional regulator, whose translation MKELHTFFNTISPIEESTWLAVKSVFREYSLKKGDYFVKSGDIATKVGFLKKGVIRAFYRNNEGSEYNKHFFVENNMVGGYSSLVSQQSNKINQQALTDCELLIGDYKRITTLLNQHQDLERLLRKIAEGYFVDKEKREVEIVLLDANKRYAIFQKEYPQLEQLIPQYQIASYLGITPTQLSRIRSQK comes from the coding sequence TTGAAAGAATTACACACCTTTTTTAATACCATTTCACCTATTGAAGAGTCTACTTGGCTTGCGGTGAAAAGTGTTTTTAGAGAATACTCATTAAAAAAAGGAGACTATTTTGTTAAGAGTGGTGATATCGCTACAAAAGTGGGATTTCTTAAAAAGGGTGTCATTAGAGCCTTTTATAGAAATAATGAAGGTTCTGAATACAACAAACATTTCTTTGTTGAAAATAATATGGTAGGGGGGTATTCCTCATTGGTAAGTCAACAATCAAATAAAATAAACCAACAAGCTCTAACAGATTGTGAATTGCTCATTGGTGACTACAAAAGGATAACTACACTATTAAATCAACATCAAGATTTGGAAAGGCTTTTGAGAAAGATAGCAGAAGGCTATTTTGTTGACAAAGAAAAACGTGAAGTAGAAATAGTACTGCTTGATGCCAATAAAAGATATGCGATATTTCAAAAAGAATATCCACAATTAGAACAACTAATTCCTCAATACCAAATAGCATCTTACCTTGGTATTACTCCAACGCAACTTAGCCGTATTAGAAGTCAGAAATAA
- a CDS encoding VIT1/CCC1 transporter family protein, which produces MENEIHYGTRSNWLRAAVLGANDGILSTASLIIGVAAASTTREPIILAGVAGLVAGALSMAAGEYVSVSSQEDLEKADLARESVELKEMPEEELQELAQIYEKRGLEPELALQVAEQLTAHNALEAHARDELGINDVSKTNPLQAALSSGASFIFGGILPVLVSYFAPLENMEYVQYAFAVIFLAVLGAIAAKAGGSNIYKAMLRISFWGTVAMAITALIGHWFGVSVA; this is translated from the coding sequence ATGGAAAACGAAATCCATTATGGAACAAGAAGTAACTGGCTACGGGCAGCTGTTCTTGGTGCCAATGATGGTATTTTGTCTACCGCCAGTTTAATTATCGGTGTTGCTGCGGCAAGCACGACAAGAGAGCCGATTATTTTAGCTGGCGTGGCAGGTTTGGTAGCAGGAGCTTTATCAATGGCGGCAGGGGAATATGTATCCGTGAGTTCACAAGAAGATTTGGAAAAGGCGGACTTGGCTCGTGAAAGTGTAGAATTAAAAGAAATGCCAGAAGAAGAACTTCAAGAGCTGGCACAGATATATGAGAAAAGAGGGTTAGAACCTGAATTGGCTTTACAGGTAGCTGAACAGTTAACTGCTCACAATGCTTTAGAAGCCCATGCAAGAGATGAATTGGGAATTAATGATGTATCCAAGACAAATCCTTTACAAGCAGCACTGTCTTCTGGAGCATCATTTATTTTTGGAGGAATTCTACCGGTGTTAGTTTCGTATTTTGCTCCGTTAGAAAATATGGAGTACGTTCAATATGCCTTTGCCGTTATATTTTTGGCCGTATTAGGGGCTATTGCCGCAAAAGCAGGAGGTTCAAATATATATAAAGCCATGTTGCGTATTAGCTTTTGGGGTACGGTAGCAATGGCAATTACCGCGTTGATAGGTCATTGGTTTGGGGTTAGTGTAGCTTGA
- the ccoS gene encoding cbb3-type cytochrome oxidase assembly protein CcoS, which yields MSVIYVLLAISLVVAIIFFAAFIISVRQGQYDDAYTPSVRMLFEDELVKPVKETGNTVKSEE from the coding sequence ATGAGTGTTATATATGTTTTGTTAGCGATTAGCCTAGTTGTGGCAATTATCTTTTTTGCCGCTTTTATCATATCGGTCAGGCAAGGACAATATGATGATGCTTACACCCCATCTGTACGAATGCTTTTTGAAGATGAATTGGTGAAACCTGTGAAGGAAACAGGAAATACAGTGAAGAGTGAAGAGTGA
- a CDS encoding IS110 family transposase — MNKYKETFGVDISKDVFDVHGSNKGHDQYKNDEIGFKKFLKELPKGSLVVMEATGYYHYRLAQFLYKKGVVVSVVNPLSIKRFIQMKLAKVKTDKSDAKAICEYALINEVPIYNALTDTQSECLQLFRLLDTYLKQRTATKNKIHGEAVLGIPSKFVYRSLIRNKKQLNKEVAAIESKILSLVKEDQQEQLTLLTSIPGIGQKTALFLIVVTDGFSKFETASQLCSYVGITPTIRESGSSVRGRARISKVGNRKLRNLLFLCSFNACKHNKACKEVYERIVNKGKSKKLALIAVANKLLKQSFAIAKSGRPYDETYVSILPR, encoded by the coding sequence ATGAATAAATATAAAGAAACTTTTGGAGTTGACATTAGTAAAGATGTTTTTGATGTACATGGTAGTAACAAAGGTCACGACCAGTATAAGAACGATGAAATTGGATTTAAGAAATTCCTTAAGGAATTACCCAAAGGTTCATTGGTCGTTATGGAAGCTACCGGTTACTATCACTATAGACTTGCTCAGTTTCTTTACAAAAAGGGTGTAGTAGTTTCAGTAGTAAACCCATTATCTATAAAGCGGTTCATTCAAATGAAACTGGCAAAGGTAAAAACGGACAAAAGCGATGCCAAGGCTATATGTGAGTATGCCCTGATCAACGAGGTTCCTATTTATAATGCCTTAACAGATACCCAGAGCGAATGTTTACAGTTGTTCCGGTTATTGGATACCTATTTAAAGCAACGTACGGCAACCAAGAACAAGATACATGGGGAAGCAGTTTTAGGTATACCCTCAAAGTTTGTTTATCGTTCCTTGATACGTAACAAGAAACAGCTCAATAAAGAGGTAGCCGCTATCGAATCAAAGATTTTGTCATTGGTGAAAGAGGATCAACAAGAACAATTGACCTTGTTGACCTCGATACCAGGTATAGGGCAGAAGACCGCCTTATTCCTGATAGTTGTTACGGATGGTTTTAGCAAATTTGAAACGGCATCACAGCTTTGTAGTTACGTTGGTATTACCCCAACGATACGAGAGTCGGGGAGCAGTGTAAGAGGTCGAGCGCGAATAAGTAAGGTCGGTAATAGAAAGCTTCGCAATCTATTGTTTCTATGTTCTTTTAATGCCTGTAAACACAACAAGGCTTGCAAGGAAGTTTATGAGCGAATCGTGAACAAAGGAAAGAGTAAGAAATTGGCATTGATAGCAGTTGCTAACAAACTACTCAAACAGTCTTTTGCTATTGCAAAATCTGGTAGACCATATGATGAAACTTACGTTTCCATACTGCCAAGATAA
- the rpiA gene encoding ribose-5-phosphate isomerase RpiA: MSAVNEKKVAALEAVKYIKSGMTVGLGTGSTAFFMIEAIGEMVKNGLQIKAVATSNETEKLATKLGINVITLAEAKRLDVTIDGADEVDRDFQLIKGGGGALLREKIVAHNSDLNVIIADSSKSVAKLGKFKLPIETIPFATQLILKELDGVGLSPVQRMKGDDDYKTDENNDIIDIDIWNSDIKLTDLEKQLKSIPGVVETGLFLTSTNVVIIGKGEEASVKKR, from the coding sequence GTGAGCGCCGTAAACGAGAAAAAAGTAGCAGCATTAGAAGCAGTAAAATATATTAAATCTGGAATGACAGTGGGCTTGGGAACAGGTTCTACGGCATTTTTTATGATTGAGGCCATTGGTGAAATGGTGAAAAATGGGTTACAGATTAAAGCAGTTGCAACTTCAAATGAAACAGAGAAGCTGGCAACTAAGTTGGGTATTAACGTGATAACCTTAGCAGAAGCTAAAAGATTGGATGTAACTATTGATGGTGCAGATGAGGTAGATCGGGATTTTCAATTGATCAAAGGCGGTGGCGGGGCATTATTACGTGAGAAAATTGTAGCGCATAATTCCGACTTAAACGTCATAATTGCCGACTCATCTAAAAGTGTTGCGAAACTTGGTAAATTTAAATTGCCAATAGAAACAATACCTTTTGCTACGCAATTGATTTTAAAAGAGTTAGATGGTGTGGGGTTGAGTCCGGTTCAGCGAATGAAGGGTGATGACGATTACAAAACCGATGAGAATAATGATATTATAGATATTGATATTTGGAACAGTGATATAAAACTCACCGATTTAGAAAAACAATTAAAAAGTATTCCCGGTGTAGTGGAAACAGGGTTATTTTTGACCAGTACCAATGTAGTTATCATTGGTAAAGGCGAAGAAGCAAGTGTAAAGAAAAGATGA
- the fsa gene encoding fructose-6-phosphate aldolase: MKFFIDTANLDEIKEAQDMGILDGVTTNPSLMAKEGITGADNILAHYKKICDVVDGDVSAEVISTDYEGMIAEGEKLVKISPQIVIKVPMIKEGVKAIKYFSDKGYRTNCTLVFSSGQALLAAKAGATYVSPFIGRLDDISTDGLGLIADIRMIYDNYGYQTEILAASVRHVMHIIDCAKIGADVMTGGLSSITGLLKHPLTDSGLAKFLADYQKGN; encoded by the coding sequence ATGAAATTTTTTATAGATACAGCAAATTTAGACGAGATCAAAGAAGCTCAAGATATGGGTATTTTAGATGGTGTTACAACAAACCCGTCTTTAATGGCTAAAGAAGGAATTACAGGTGCAGACAACATATTGGCACATTACAAGAAAATATGTGATGTAGTTGATGGTGACGTAAGCGCTGAGGTTATTTCTACGGATTACGAGGGTATGATTGCAGAAGGCGAGAAGTTGGTTAAAATAAGCCCACAGATCGTAATTAAAGTACCTATGATCAAAGAAGGTGTAAAAGCGATTAAGTATTTCTCTGATAAAGGGTATAGAACTAACTGTACGTTGGTATTCTCTTCTGGTCAAGCATTATTGGCTGCGAAAGCAGGTGCAACCTACGTATCGCCTTTCATTGGTCGTTTAGATGATATCTCAACAGACGGATTAGGATTGATTGCTGATATTCGTATGATCTATGATAACTACGGTTACCAAACTGAAATATTAGCAGCATCTGTACGTCACGTAATGCATATTATAGACTGTGCTAAAATTGGGGCTGATGTTATGACCGGCGGCTTAAGTTCAATTACTGGACTATTAAAGCACCCATTAACTGATAGTGGTTTAGCAAAGTTCTTGGCAGATTACCAAAAAGGAAACTAA
- a CDS encoding heavy metal translocating P-type ATPase — translation MTKADTCFHCGDPCERQLITFDEKSFCCAGCKTVYEIFSTNDLSLYYELQDAAGTTPKEIEGKYDFLDNEEIISKLTEFNDGNIQIINLYIPTIHCSSCIWILENLNKLNKHVTNSQVDFPKKTIRVTYKQDNFSLKNLVLLLTKIGYEPYISLEDFEGKKKVSDRSLIYKLGVAGFAFGNVMFLSFPEYFDLNSNAASGGEYWLNKYQDLFRWMMFFFALPVVFYAGWDYFVSAYKGLRAKLLNIDVPIALGILVLFLRSTFDIAFDLGSGFFDSLTGLVFFLLLGKFFQQRTYSFLSFERDYKSYFPIAITRLTTSGKEETVPVQEIEKGDRILIRNEEMIPVDGTLVYGNAQIDYSFVSGESEPVAKEIGEQVFAGGKQLNGVIEIVALKSVSQSYLTQLWGNAVFKTDKATAFQNLTDSIGKRFTIAVLSIAFISTAFWLFYDPSKAMNVFTAVLIIACPCAIALASPFTLGNMLRIFGKKKFYIKNTQTIEQLAKIDTAIFDKTGTITTTQKSTAHYEGMPLTAEEESILKNTIRASNHPLSRSLYDLLKEQNIITLDEYEEHVGKGLESSKGDINMKIGSANFVGKTMTNNLQDTSMYISSNNAYKGRYIFKNQYRDGLSTVFKNMSDSLHLAILSGDNEGEKSRLEALLPKLTPLYFNQKPEHKLEFIKSLQDQGKKVLMVGDGLNDAGALAQSNVGIAISENINVFSPACDAILDASKFQQLYSYILASKKAMRIIKMSFMLSLLYNCIGLYFAITGQLEPVIAAILMPLSSISIVIFTTIMTNLIGRKLS, via the coding sequence ATGACAAAGGCTGATACATGTTTTCATTGCGGAGATCCTTGTGAAAGGCAACTCATAACGTTTGACGAAAAGTCTTTTTGTTGTGCAGGTTGTAAAACCGTGTATGAAATATTCTCTACCAATGACCTTTCTCTTTATTATGAATTGCAGGATGCCGCTGGTACCACGCCAAAAGAAATTGAAGGAAAGTATGATTTTCTTGATAATGAAGAGATCATTTCCAAACTAACAGAATTTAATGATGGTAATATTCAAATTATAAACCTTTATATACCTACTATTCACTGTAGCTCATGTATTTGGATTTTAGAGAATTTGAATAAACTAAACAAACATGTTACCAATTCTCAAGTAGACTTCCCAAAGAAAACGATTAGGGTCACATACAAGCAAGATAATTTCAGTTTAAAAAACCTGGTGCTTTTACTAACTAAAATTGGGTATGAACCTTATATATCTTTAGAAGATTTTGAGGGCAAGAAAAAGGTTTCCGACAGAAGTCTCATTTATAAACTTGGGGTTGCAGGCTTTGCCTTTGGTAATGTGATGTTTCTTTCTTTTCCCGAGTATTTTGATTTGAACTCTAATGCTGCCTCTGGCGGAGAATATTGGCTGAACAAATATCAAGATTTATTTAGATGGATGATGTTCTTCTTCGCTCTACCTGTTGTGTTCTATGCCGGGTGGGATTATTTTGTTTCCGCTTATAAAGGACTACGTGCCAAACTACTTAATATAGATGTACCCATTGCACTAGGTATTCTTGTACTTTTTCTTAGAAGTACGTTTGATATCGCCTTCGATTTAGGTAGTGGATTTTTTGACTCCCTCACCGGACTCGTATTTTTTCTTTTACTGGGTAAATTCTTTCAACAAAGAACCTATAGCTTTTTATCTTTTGAGCGCGATTACAAGTCGTACTTCCCCATTGCCATAACAAGATTGACCACTAGCGGAAAAGAAGAAACCGTACCTGTACAGGAAATTGAAAAGGGAGACCGGATTTTAATTAGAAACGAAGAGATGATTCCCGTTGACGGTACTTTGGTGTATGGCAATGCGCAAATTGATTACAGTTTTGTATCGGGTGAATCAGAACCTGTAGCCAAAGAAATTGGAGAGCAAGTTTTTGCAGGTGGCAAACAACTGAACGGTGTTATAGAAATAGTCGCCTTAAAATCGGTCTCACAGAGTTATTTGACCCAATTGTGGGGCAATGCCGTATTTAAAACAGATAAAGCAACCGCATTTCAAAACCTTACGGATAGTATTGGAAAACGCTTTACCATTGCAGTACTTTCCATCGCTTTTATTTCAACTGCTTTTTGGTTGTTCTACGACCCATCAAAAGCAATGAATGTATTTACCGCAGTTTTAATTATTGCCTGCCCTTGTGCTATTGCTTTGGCTTCTCCATTTACTTTAGGTAATATGCTGCGCATTTTTGGTAAGAAGAAGTTTTACATTAAGAACACCCAAACCATAGAACAGCTAGCGAAAATTGATACTGCCATTTTTGATAAAACGGGTACGATTACTACCACACAAAAAAGTACGGCACACTATGAAGGCATGCCATTAACCGCTGAAGAAGAATCTATTTTAAAGAATACCATTAGGGCTTCTAACCACCCTTTAAGCAGATCTTTATATGACCTGCTTAAAGAACAGAATATCATCACCTTAGATGAGTATGAAGAACATGTTGGCAAAGGTTTGGAAAGTTCTAAAGGCGACATTAATATGAAGATTGGTTCCGCTAATTTTGTTGGAAAAACTATGACCAATAATTTACAGGATACGTCTATGTACATAAGTTCCAACAATGCATACAAAGGCAGGTATATCTTTAAAAATCAATATAGAGACGGATTGTCTACTGTTTTTAAAAACATGTCCGATTCTCTTCATCTTGCTATTTTATCCGGTGATAATGAGGGAGAAAAATCACGATTGGAAGCTTTGTTGCCCAAACTGACTCCACTTTACTTTAATCAAAAACCGGAGCACAAACTAGAATTTATAAAATCGCTGCAAGACCAGGGCAAAAAGGTGTTGATGGTAGGTGACGGATTAAATGATGCTGGTGCTCTTGCCCAAAGTAATGTAGGTATTGCTATTTCTGAAAATATCAATGTCTTCTCCCCTGCTTGCGATGCCATTTTAGATGCCTCAAAATTTCAGCAGTTATATTCTTATATACTGGCGTCTAAAAAAGCAATGCGTATCATTAAAATGAGTTTTATGCTTTCTCTACTCTATAATTGTATCGGGTTATATTTCGCTATTACCGGACAGTTAGAACCTGTTATCGCAGCTATTTTAATGCCTTTAAGCTCTATCAGCATTGTCATTTTCACCACAATTATGACCAACCTTATTGGTAGAAAACTTTCTTAG
- a CDS encoding transketolase family protein, which produces MNKELDQLAADNIRALAVAMVEKANSGHPGGPMGGADYMHILYSEFFNYDPSDMKWPFRDRFFMDAGHLSTLMYAQYYLLGNYSKDDVSNFRQWGSVTPGHPEVDVARGIENTSGPLGQGHTMGVGAAVAANFLKARFGDWMNHKIYGFISDGGVQEEISQGAGRIAGHLGLSNFIMFYDSNDVQLSSKTDEVTSEDTAKKYEAWGWKVVTIDGHDHDQIRKALTDANVETEKPTLIIGETIMGKGCVTADGTPYEGYTELHGKPIGDTGADYEKTLLNLGADVDNPFDIYSKVEEYYEGIINKKKDEAQAKKREIDAWRSENAELSAKLDGFLEGKLPELDFSSVAQKEGQATRAASSNVLAYLAQNVENMIVSSADLSNSDKTDGFLKKTSVLKKGDFSGAFLQAGVAELTMATMANGIALHGGVMAVVATFFVFSDYMKPAIRLSCIQELPVKFVWTHDAFRVGEDGPTHQPIEQEAQIRLLEKLKNHSHEQSFVALRPADSQETNVAWKMAMENQKTPTGLILSRQGIKDLPVKSGNRYEEALGAEKGGYLVQEVADPDVILIANGSEVATLVAATKLLEEKEGLKINIASIPSEGLFRQQSEAYQEAVIPPNKPVFGLTAGLPVNLEGLAGPNGKVFGLEHFGYSAPATVLDEKFGFTGEQVYQQVVDFLK; this is translated from the coding sequence ATGAACAAGGAACTAGATCAATTAGCAGCCGATAATATAAGGGCATTAGCTGTAGCGATGGTAGAAAAGGCAAACTCTGGACACCCAGGTGGGCCAATGGGGGGCGCAGACTACATGCACATTTTATATTCTGAATTTTTCAACTACGATCCTTCTGATATGAAGTGGCCGTTTCGTGATCGTTTTTTCATGGATGCAGGGCACTTATCTACATTAATGTACGCCCAATATTACCTATTGGGTAATTACTCTAAAGACGATGTATCTAATTTTAGACAATGGGGATCGGTAACTCCTGGTCACCCGGAAGTAGATGTTGCTAGAGGAATTGAAAATACATCCGGTCCTTTAGGTCAAGGTCATACTATGGGTGTTGGTGCTGCAGTAGCGGCTAATTTCTTGAAGGCACGTTTTGGAGATTGGATGAACCATAAGATATATGGTTTTATTTCTGATGGTGGTGTACAAGAAGAAATCTCTCAGGGTGCAGGTAGAATTGCAGGTCACTTAGGCTTAAGCAACTTTATCATGTTCTATGATTCTAACGATGTTCAATTATCATCTAAAACAGATGAGGTAACTTCAGAAGATACTGCCAAGAAATATGAAGCATGGGGATGGAAGGTAGTAACTATTGACGGTCATGATCATGATCAAATAAGAAAAGCACTTACAGATGCCAATGTAGAAACAGAAAAGCCAACTTTAATAATCGGTGAAACGATTATGGGTAAAGGTTGTGTAACTGCAGATGGTACTCCGTATGAAGGGTATACAGAACTACACGGTAAGCCAATTGGCGATACAGGTGCAGATTATGAAAAGACCTTATTAAACTTAGGTGCAGACGTAGATAACCCTTTTGATATTTATTCAAAAGTAGAGGAGTACTACGAAGGCATTATCAATAAGAAGAAAGACGAAGCACAAGCTAAGAAAAGAGAGATAGATGCATGGCGTTCAGAAAATGCTGAGCTATCTGCAAAATTAGATGGTTTCTTAGAAGGTAAATTACCAGAATTAGACTTCAGTTCTGTAGCACAGAAAGAAGGTCAGGCAACACGTGCAGCATCCTCTAACGTTTTAGCGTATTTAGCGCAAAATGTAGAGAATATGATCGTATCGTCTGCAGATTTATCCAACAGTGATAAAACAGACGGTTTCTTAAAGAAAACCAGTGTTTTAAAGAAAGGTGATTTCTCTGGAGCATTCTTACAGGCTGGGGTTGCAGAATTGACCATGGCGACTATGGCAAACGGTATTGCGCTTCACGGCGGGGTAATGGCAGTAGTAGCAACATTCTTTGTATTCTCTGATTATATGAAGCCAGCAATTCGTTTAAGCTGTATTCAAGAATTACCGGTGAAGTTTGTTTGGACACATGATGCCTTTAGAGTAGGTGAGGACGGACCAACACACCAACCAATTGAGCAAGAAGCACAAATACGTTTGTTAGAGAAATTAAAGAACCATAGCCACGAGCAAAGTTTCGTAGCATTGCGTCCTGCGGATTCTCAAGAAACCAACGTAGCTTGGAAAATGGCAATGGAAAACCAAAAAACTCCTACCGGACTTATTTTATCTCGTCAAGGGATAAAAGATCTTCCAGTAAAGAGCGGTAACCGTTATGAGGAGGCATTAGGAGCAGAAAAAGGAGGTTATTTGGTACAAGAAGTAGCAGATCCAGATGTAATCTTAATCGCAAATGGTTCTGAAGTAGCAACATTGGTAGCTGCAACAAAATTGTTGGAAGAAAAAGAAGGTTTGAAAATTAACATTGCTTCTATTCCTTCGGAAGGTTTGTTCAGACAACAGTCAGAAGCTTACCAAGAAGCAGTGATTCCGCCAAACAAACCAGTATTCGGACTTACGGCAGGTTTACCTGTAAACTTGGAAGGATTAGCAGGACCAAACGGAAAAGTATTCGGTTTAGAGCATTTCGGTTATTCTGCACCGGCAACTGTACTTGATGAAAAATTCGGATTTACCGGAGAACAAGTATACCAACAAGTAGTAGATTTTTTAAAGTAA
- a CDS encoding Crp/Fnr family transcriptional regulator codes for MESRCENCIIRQFNSLRALSKEELQKVSSSKVSRKVKKGDALFVEGQKLDGVFCVRNGVSKLSKLSSNGKEQIVKLTNRGEIMGQRSVIAEDCTNLSATAINDMEVCFIPKEIITNTLNTNPYFSLEVLRHMAHDLKEADDVIVNMSQKTVKQRLAEAFIYLKKNYGEDEDGFLSLTLSRDDYANIVGAATESLIRMISDFKKKGYIKTEGKKVGILMEFTLQELADGF; via the coding sequence ATGGAAAGTAGATGTGAGAATTGTATCATAAGACAGTTTAATTCGCTTCGTGCATTAAGCAAAGAAGAGTTACAAAAAGTCTCTAGTTCTAAAGTTTCTAGAAAGGTTAAAAAGGGAGATGCTTTGTTTGTCGAAGGGCAGAAATTAGACGGTGTTTTTTGTGTAAGAAATGGAGTTTCTAAACTTTCTAAGTTAAGTAGCAATGGCAAAGAACAAATTGTAAAACTGACCAATAGGGGAGAAATAATGGGGCAGCGTTCTGTCATAGCAGAAGACTGTACTAACCTAAGTGCTACGGCAATTAATGATATGGAGGTTTGCTTTATTCCCAAAGAAATAATAACGAATACTTTGAATACAAATCCGTATTTCTCGCTTGAAGTTTTAAGGCATATGGCTCACGATTTAAAAGAGGCAGATGACGTCATTGTGAACATGTCTCAGAAAACGGTAAAGCAACGTTTGGCAGAAGCCTTCATTTACTTGAAAAAGAATTATGGAGAAGACGAAGACGGATTTCTTTCCCTAACGCTAAGTAGGGATGATTACGCAAATATTGTGGGCGCAGCCACCGAGTCTCTAATACGAATGATTTCTGATTTCAAGAAAAAAGGGTATATAAAAACCGAAGGAAAGAAGGTAGGCATATTGATGGAATTTACATTGCAAGAACTTGCTGACGGCTTTTAA